The Henckelia pumila isolate YLH828 chromosome 2, ASM3356847v2, whole genome shotgun sequence genome includes a window with the following:
- the LOC140879265 gene encoding uncharacterized protein, producing MEMSTGVQTVEAVHYKSWTQQMDEFLLDFLLEQKNQGQKPDRNFSQAAYNVAIEAINSKFTMKVNKDNVQNRLKTLKRKMTIALEVFKRGSGFGWNDITKKIEAPEEVWDELIKVYPDAKHVRNIAIPNFIVLREIFEKDRANGKGAETGKEKTRRWVREGKEPSGGESSRIEDIDRLVAQQQVHLETLEDFEEENFDQMSLPHSSSTTNISKVGKKKLSKFDEMNERFDTLNNTISQMAKAMDVNEQNKRRCEEIYTELTKLEGVDEDFVFAASDFLVSNPNAADLFLGIPLHARRRWLNWKMDNSS from the exons ATG GAAATGAGTACTGGCGTTCAAACTGTTGAAGCTGTCCACTATAAAAGTTGGACGCAACAGATGGATGAATTTCTTCTTGATTTTTTACTAGAACAAAAGAATCAAGGACAAAAACCAGATAGAAATTTTTCTCAAGCTGCGTACAATGTTGCTATCGAAGCTATTAATTCCAAATTTACTATGAAAGTAAATAAAGACAATGTGCAAAATAGATTAAAAACTTTGAAAAGAAAGATGACTATTGCTTTGGAAGTATTCAAACGAGGTAGTGGATTTGGTTGGAATgacataacaaaaaaaattgaggCACCAGAGGAGGTTTGGGATGAATTAATCAAG GTATATCCTGATGCTAAACATGTCAGAAATATTGCAATCCCTAATTTTATTGTGCTGCgagaaatatttgaaaaagataGAGCTAATGGAAAAGGAGCAGAAACTGGTAAAGAGAAGACACGTCGTTGGGTAAGAGAGGGGAAAGAGCCGAGcggtggagaatcttcaagaaTAGAAGATATTGATCGGTTGGTAGCTCAGCAACAGGTACATTTAGAAACTTTGGAGGATTTTGAAGAAGAGAATTTTGATCAAATGTCTCTTCCTCATTCATCATCCACAACTAATATTTCTAAAGTTGGCAAGAAAAAACTGTCAAAGTTTGATGAGATGAATGAGAGGTTTGATACATTGAACAATACGATCTCACAAATGGCTAAGGCGATGGATGTCAATGAACAAAACAAGCGTCGGTGTGAAGAGATATACACTGAACTAACAAAACTTGAAGGAGTAGATGAAGATTTTGTTTTTGCAGCAAGTGATTTTCTTGTATCCAATCCAAATGCAGCCGATCTTTTCTTGGGAATTCCACTTCATGCTCGTCGTCGCTGGTTGAATTGGAAAATGGACAACTCATCTTAG